From Skermanella sp. TT6, a single genomic window includes:
- the rplB gene encoding 50S ribosomal protein L2, with amino-acid sequence MALKNFRPITPSLRQLVLVDRSELWKGKPVKSLTEGLTKSGGRNNTGRITARRIGGGHKRRYRLIDFKRRKFDQPAVVERLEYDPNRTAFIALVRYEDGELAYILAPQRLKVGDSIVSGERVDVKPGNAMPLKNIPVGTIVHNVELKAGKGGQLARSAGTYVQLVGRDQGYAQLKLASGELRVVRGECLATIGAVSNPDQSNINLGKAGRNRWLGKRPAVRGVAMNPIDHPHGGGEGRTSGGRHPVTPWGKPTKGKKTRNNKKTDGQILRRRHAK; translated from the coding sequence ATGGCACTCAAGAACTTCCGGCCCATCACGCCGTCGCTCCGCCAGCTCGTGCTGGTGGACCGTTCGGAGCTGTGGAAGGGCAAGCCGGTCAAGTCCCTCACCGAGGGCCTGACCAAGAGCGGCGGCCGCAACAACACCGGCCGCATCACCGCGCGCCGGATCGGCGGCGGCCACAAGCGCCGCTACCGCCTGATCGACTTCAAGCGGCGCAAGTTCGATCAGCCGGCCGTCGTCGAGCGGCTGGAGTACGATCCGAACCGCACCGCGTTCATCGCGCTGGTCCGCTACGAGGACGGCGAGCTGGCCTACATCCTGGCGCCGCAGCGCCTGAAGGTGGGTGACAGCATCGTCTCCGGCGAGCGCGTGGACGTGAAGCCGGGCAACGCGATGCCGCTGAAGAACATCCCGGTGGGCACGATCGTCCACAATGTGGAGCTGAAGGCGGGCAAGGGCGGACAGCTGGCCCGTTCGGCCGGCACCTATGTCCAGCTCGTCGGCCGCGACCAGGGTTACGCCCAGCTGAAGCTGGCGTCGGGCGAGCTGCGCGTCGTGCGCGGCGAATGCCTCGCCACGATCGGCGCTGTGTCCAACCCGGACCAGTCCAACATCAACCTGGGCAAGGCCGGCCGCAATCGCTGGCTGGGCAAGCGCCCGGCGGTCCGTGGCGTCGCCATGAACCCGATCGACCACCCGCACGGCGGTGGTGAAGGCCGGACCTCCGGCGGTCGCCATCCGGTGACCCCGTGGGGCAAGCCGACCAAGGGCAAGAAGACGCGGAACAACAAGAAGACGGACGGCCAGATCCTGCGCCGCCGTCATGCGAAGTAA
- a CDS encoding response regulator yields the protein MTVRLRAARDEVWNPAMASKLRLLIAEDDELVVMGLTMVIEQLGHQVCATAQTAGQAVDLAESVGPDLALVDVALADGTDGLAATREISGRLGVPVIVCSAHASPADAYAAGARHFLMKPFGIEALTEAMRSAHRPGDTGVVFAA from the coding sequence ATGACGGTCCGCCTGCGCGCGGCCAGAGATGAAGTGTGGAATCCAGCGATGGCGAGCAAATTGCGACTTCTCATTGCAGAGGACGATGAACTCGTCGTCATGGGGTTGACGATGGTGATCGAGCAGCTCGGTCATCAGGTCTGTGCGACTGCGCAGACCGCCGGACAGGCCGTCGATCTGGCCGAGTCGGTCGGCCCCGACCTGGCCCTGGTCGACGTGGCGCTGGCGGACGGGACTGACGGGCTTGCGGCGACCCGGGAAATCTCCGGCCGGCTGGGGGTCCCCGTCATCGTCTGCAGCGCCCACGCGAGCCCCGCCGACGCCTACGCCGCGGGCGCGCGGCATTTCCTGATGAAGCCCTTCGGGATCGAAGCCCTGACGGAGGCCATGCGGTCCGCTCACCGGCCCGGCGACACCGGGGTCGTGTTCGCCGCCTGA
- a CDS encoding rhomboid family intramembrane serine protease, which yields MFTLPLSDDNPTRRTPVVTYAVIAACVGMFLWQVSLGPRAGQAIVYSLGLIPAVLFGSAQLPPELRLVPAPASVVTSMFLHGGWMHLLGNMLYLWIFGNNVEDSMGRGRFLVFYLLCGTAAALAQGFAAPQSQIPMIGASGAIGGVLGAYLVLHPRANVRMLFIILFFIRIVSVPAAVVLGLWFILQFVSGATTPTTGDDGGVAFWAHVGGFVAGAVLIPFFKRREVPLFERPHTRPFEVAPPGAFRRRGSVPPAGGRSWPPGR from the coding sequence ATGTTCACCCTTCCCCTTTCCGACGACAACCCGACCCGGCGCACTCCCGTCGTCACCTACGCTGTCATCGCCGCCTGCGTCGGGATGTTCCTGTGGCAGGTCTCGCTGGGCCCGCGGGCCGGCCAAGCCATCGTCTATTCCCTCGGCCTGATCCCGGCCGTGCTGTTCGGCTCCGCCCAACTTCCGCCGGAACTGCGGCTGGTCCCCGCCCCGGCCAGCGTCGTCACCTCGATGTTCCTGCACGGCGGCTGGATGCACCTGCTGGGCAACATGCTGTATCTCTGGATCTTCGGAAACAATGTCGAAGACAGCATGGGACGGGGCCGTTTCCTGGTCTTCTACCTGCTGTGCGGCACGGCGGCGGCCCTGGCCCAGGGGTTCGCGGCACCGCAGTCGCAGATCCCCATGATCGGGGCCAGCGGGGCGATCGGCGGCGTGCTGGGCGCCTACCTCGTCCTTCACCCGCGCGCCAACGTGCGGATGCTGTTCATCATCCTCTTCTTCATCCGCATCGTCAGCGTTCCGGCGGCGGTCGTGCTGGGGCTCTGGTTCATCCTGCAGTTCGTCAGCGGCGCCACGACCCCGACCACCGGCGACGACGGCGGCGTGGCGTTCTGGGCCCATGTCGGCGGGTTCGTGGCCGGCGCGGTCCTGATTCCCTTCTTCAAGCGGCGCGAGGTTCCGCTGTTCGAGCGCCCGCACACCCGGCCGTTCGAGGTGGCCCCGCCCGGCGCGTTCAGGCGCCGGGGCAGCGTGCCGCCGGCCGGCGGCCGGTCGTGGCCGCCCGGCCGGTGA
- a CDS encoding TIGR01459 family HAD-type hydrolase: protein MADSMHQDIPLLDGLARLADDYDAFIIDAGGVLHDGSAPYPGAVSALESLRAAGKRICLLTNQARRTASAARLLDGMGFAPGLFDHLLTSGELAHQWLRHRPEPWLEDLGTACLHFGPIRDAELIHGLDMEAVDQPYLAHFVLGTGLNDAEESLADYEEVLRICARADLPMLCADPERWIPAGDGRLPGGGALARRYADLGGAVDYCGLPFNDLYDRCLALLGIDDRSRILAVGDNLATDLAGAEAAGLDSVLVTGGLHRQDLGTTWGEAPDAGRLAALCAAAGRRPRAVLPTLRW from the coding sequence ATGGCCGACAGCATGCATCAAGACATCCCGCTCCTCGACGGTCTCGCCCGGCTGGCCGACGATTACGACGCCTTCATCATCGACGCCGGCGGCGTGCTCCACGACGGCTCCGCGCCCTACCCCGGAGCCGTGTCCGCGCTGGAAAGCCTCAGGGCCGCCGGCAAGCGGATCTGCCTGCTGACCAACCAGGCACGCCGCACCGCGTCGGCGGCGCGCCTGCTCGACGGGATGGGGTTCGCCCCCGGGCTGTTCGACCACTTGCTGACCTCGGGCGAACTGGCGCACCAGTGGCTGCGCCACAGGCCGGAACCCTGGCTCGAGGACCTCGGCACGGCCTGCCTGCATTTCGGGCCGATCCGGGATGCCGAGCTGATCCATGGCCTGGACATGGAGGCGGTCGACCAGCCCTATCTGGCCCACTTCGTCCTGGGCACCGGCCTGAACGACGCCGAGGAAAGCCTCGCCGACTACGAGGAAGTGCTGAGGATCTGCGCGAGGGCGGACCTGCCGATGCTCTGCGCCGATCCGGAGCGCTGGATCCCGGCCGGCGACGGCCGGCTTCCGGGCGGCGGCGCGCTGGCACGGCGCTATGCCGACCTGGGTGGTGCCGTGGATTACTGCGGGCTCCCGTTCAACGACCTCTACGACCGCTGCCTCGCCTTGCTCGGCATCGACGACCGCAGCCGCATCCTCGCGGTCGGCGACAATCTGGCCACCGACCTGGCCGGCGCCGAGGCGGCGGGGTTGGACTCGGTCCTGGTGACCGGCGGGCTTCACCGCCAGGATCTCGGCACCACCTGGGGCGAGGCACCCGATGCCGGACGGCTGGCCGCCCTCTGCGCCGCGGCGGGCAGGCGTCCGCGCGCCGTCCTGCCGACGCTTCGCTGGTGA
- the rplD gene encoding 50S ribosomal protein L4, with the protein MKTTVKNLNNEEVGEIDLDEAVFGVPLRTDLLSRMVNYQLAKRRSGNHKAKGVSEISGTTKKPHRQKGTGRARQGSLRSPQFRGGAAIFGPVVRSHAHDLNKKVRKLALKTALSTKLAEGKLVVLEAATADSHKTREMVQRFKQLGLTSALIIDGANLDENFVRASRNVPLIDVLPEQGANVYDILRRDTLVLTRNAVEQLEARLK; encoded by the coding sequence ATGAAGACGACCGTCAAGAATCTGAACAACGAAGAGGTCGGCGAGATCGATCTCGATGAGGCGGTGTTCGGCGTTCCGCTGCGTACCGATCTCCTGTCCCGCATGGTCAACTACCAGCTCGCCAAGCGGCGGTCCGGTAACCACAAGGCCAAGGGCGTTTCCGAGATCAGCGGCACGACCAAGAAGCCGCATCGCCAGAAGGGCACCGGCCGCGCCCGCCAGGGCTCGCTGCGGTCGCCGCAGTTCCGCGGCGGCGCCGCGATCTTCGGTCCGGTCGTGCGCAGCCATGCCCACGACCTGAACAAGAAGGTCCGCAAGCTGGCCCTGAAGACCGCGCTGTCGACCAAGCTGGCCGAGGGCAAGCTGGTGGTCCTGGAAGCCGCCACGGCCGACAGCCACAAGACCAGGGAGATGGTCCAGCGCTTCAAGCAGCTCGGCCTGACCTCGGCGCTGATCATCGACGGCGCCAACCTGGATGAGAACTTCGTGCGTGCGTCGAGGAACGTTCCGTTGATCGACGTGCTGCCGGAGCAGGGTGCCAACGTCTACGACATCCTGCGCCGCGACACGCTGGTTCTGACGCGCAACGCTGTCGAGCAGCTGGAGGCTCGTCTGAAATGA
- a CDS encoding 50S ribosomal protein L23 gives MSKPSVSQERMYDLITAPVITEKSTMGSEHRQVTFKVPMDATKPEIKAAVEGLFKVKVTAVNTLITKGKTKRFKGILGRRSDFKKAVVTLAEGHTIDVTTGV, from the coding sequence ATCTCGAAACCTTCGGTGAGCCAGGAGCGGATGTACGATCTGATCACCGCCCCCGTCATCACCGAGAAGTCGACGATGGGTTCCGAACACCGTCAGGTCACGTTCAAGGTTCCGATGGACGCGACCAAGCCGGAGATCAAGGCTGCGGTGGAAGGGCTGTTCAAGGTCAAGGTGACGGCGGTCAACACGCTGATCACCAAGGGCAAGACCAAGCGCTTCAAGGGTATCTTGGGCCGTCGTTCGGACTTCAAGAAAGCGGTCGTGACCCTGGCCGAAGGCCACACGATCGACGTTACCACTGGCGTCTAA
- the rpsG gene encoding 30S ribosomal protein S7 produces the protein MSRRRRAEKREVLPDAKYGDRVLTKFMNCLMLDGKKSVAEAIVYGALERVEGRAKADPVQVFHDALGNVKPHLEVRSRRVGGATYQVPVEVRSDRAQALAIRWLINSARARSENTMTERLSGELLDAANQRGSAVKKREDTHRMAEANKAFSHYRW, from the coding sequence ATGTCTCGTCGTCGTCGCGCGGAGAAGCGCGAGGTTCTGCCGGATGCCAAGTATGGCGACCGCGTCCTCACCAAGTTCATGAACTGCCTGATGCTGGACGGCAAGAAGTCGGTCGCGGAAGCGATCGTCTACGGCGCGCTGGAGCGCGTCGAGGGCCGTGCCAAGGCCGACCCGGTCCAGGTCTTCCACGATGCCCTGGGCAACGTGAAGCCGCACCTGGAGGTCCGGTCGCGCCGCGTCGGCGGTGCCACCTACCAGGTTCCGGTCGAGGTCCGTTCGGACCGCGCCCAGGCCCTGGCCATCCGGTGGCTGATCAACAGCGCGCGCGCCCGGTCGGAGAACACCATGACCGAGCGCCTGTCGGGCGAGCTGCTCGACGCCGCCAACCAGCGCGGCTCGGCGGTGAAGAAGCGCGAAGACACGCACCGCATGGCGGAGGCCAACAAGGCCTTCTCGCACTACCGTTGGTGA
- the rplC gene encoding 50S ribosomal protein L3, whose protein sequence is MRSGLIAQKLGMTRVFTDEGEHVPVTVLKVDNCQVVAVRTEETDGYTAVQLGAGTAKVKNVTKPQRGHFAKAKVEPKRKVVEFRVDADALIEVGAEISAAHFIPGQLVDVTGTTIGKGFAGGMKRWNFGGLRATHGVSVSHRSHGSTGNRQDPGRTFKNKKMAGHLGSERVTTQNLKIVQVDEDRGLILVKGAVPGSEGGWVLVRDAVKRKAPEGLPFPAALRVRTDGAAAAPAPEAPAAETGAEPTE, encoded by the coding sequence ATGCGATCCGGTTTGATCGCGCAGAAACTCGGCATGACCCGCGTCTTCACGGACGAGGGCGAACATGTGCCGGTCACTGTGCTGAAGGTCGACAACTGCCAGGTTGTCGCCGTGCGCACCGAGGAGACCGACGGCTACACCGCCGTCCAGCTCGGCGCCGGTACCGCCAAGGTCAAGAACGTCACGAAGCCCCAGCGCGGCCACTTCGCCAAGGCGAAGGTGGAGCCCAAGCGCAAGGTGGTTGAGTTCCGCGTGGATGCCGACGCCCTGATCGAGGTCGGCGCCGAGATTTCGGCTGCCCACTTCATCCCGGGCCAGCTCGTGGACGTCACCGGAACGACGATCGGCAAGGGCTTCGCCGGCGGCATGAAGCGGTGGAACTTCGGCGGTCTGCGCGCGACCCACGGCGTGTCGGTGTCGCACCGTTCGCATGGTTCGACCGGTAACCGCCAGGACCCCGGCCGTACCTTCAAGAACAAGAAGATGGCCGGTCACCTCGGCTCCGAGCGGGTCACCACCCAGAACCTGAAGATCGTCCAGGTCGACGAAGACCGCGGCCTGATCCTGGTCAAGGGCGCCGTCCCGGGTTCCGAGGGTGGCTGGGTGCTCGTCCGCGATGCCGTCAAGCGCAAGGCTCCGGAAGGCCTGCCGTTCCCGGCCGCCCTTCGCGTCCGGACCGATGGCGCCGCCGCCGCTCCCGCACCCGAGGCCCCTGCCGCCGAGACCGGCGCCGAGCCGACGGAGTGA
- the fusA gene encoding elongation factor G has product MSRSTQLDRYRNIGIMASIDAGRTTTTERILYYTGRTGKPAETSAASGTDAAWADEDEERGITITSAATTCFWNGHRINIIDTPSHVDLPVEVERTLRVIDGALAVFDAAVGIEPQSEAAWRRADQHRVPRLCFVNKMDRPGADFFRTVGMLADRVGATPLLLQLPIGGGDGFRGVVDLLAERALVWRDDGLGASFQETGIPAELEGQAAEYRAKLVEAAVQVDAGAAEAYLAGAVPDVPALKALIRRGTCAAEFVPVLCGSAFRNKGVQPVLDAIVDYLPSPADIAGIRGTEGEGRDEAVRPADDAAPFSALVFKVMSDPVAGSLAFARVYSGTQAVGGTVLNPLKGEREKIGRMLQMQATAREDVKQACAGDIIAFAGLKHTATGDTLCDPSHPIVLERAEIPEPLIEVTVEPRTGADAEKMAAALRRMAQEDPSFAVVADKEPGRTILRGGGELQLEILADRLKREFKVDAKVGGLRVAYRETVSQRAEVDHTHRKQVGDASQFARVRLAVEPAASAGGVRFESRVAAGALPKEFVQAVEKGVEAAANAGIVAGFPVADVAVGLLDAARHDIDSSALAFELAGAAAFRDAMGKAKPVLLEPVMSVDIVTPADFAGGVIGDLRSRRGRIEQVDQRGAAAAVTALVPLANLFGYANILRSISQGRAHHTMQFDHYEPVPQAIADEVRARVA; this is encoded by the coding sequence ATGTCACGCTCCACGCAGCTCGACCGGTATCGCAACATCGGCATCATGGCTTCCATCGATGCCGGTCGGACGACGACCACCGAGCGGATCCTCTACTACACCGGCCGGACCGGGAAGCCCGCGGAAACCTCCGCGGCTTCCGGCACCGATGCCGCGTGGGCGGACGAGGACGAGGAGCGGGGCATCACGATCACGTCGGCGGCGACCACCTGCTTCTGGAACGGTCACCGCATCAACATCATCGACACGCCGAGCCATGTCGACCTTCCGGTCGAGGTGGAGCGGACGCTGAGGGTGATCGACGGCGCGCTGGCGGTGTTCGACGCCGCGGTCGGGATCGAGCCGCAGTCCGAAGCCGCCTGGCGGCGGGCGGACCAGCACCGCGTCCCGAGGCTGTGCTTCGTCAACAAGATGGACCGGCCTGGCGCGGACTTCTTCCGCACCGTCGGCATGCTGGCCGACCGGGTCGGCGCGACCCCGCTGCTCCTGCAGCTGCCCATCGGCGGCGGCGACGGGTTCAGGGGCGTCGTCGACCTGCTGGCCGAGCGCGCGCTGGTGTGGCGGGACGACGGGCTGGGCGCCTCGTTCCAGGAGACCGGGATCCCGGCCGAACTGGAAGGACAGGCCGCCGAGTACCGCGCCAAGCTGGTCGAGGCCGCCGTCCAGGTCGACGCCGGCGCGGCCGAGGCTTACCTGGCCGGGGCCGTCCCGGACGTGCCCGCCCTGAAGGCGCTGATCCGCCGAGGCACCTGCGCGGCGGAGTTCGTGCCGGTACTGTGCGGGTCGGCCTTCCGCAACAAGGGCGTGCAGCCGGTCCTGGATGCCATCGTCGATTACCTGCCGTCCCCGGCGGACATCGCCGGCATCCGGGGCACGGAAGGCGAGGGGCGCGACGAGGCGGTCCGTCCGGCGGACGACGCCGCGCCGTTCTCCGCCCTGGTCTTCAAGGTCATGTCGGACCCGGTCGCGGGCTCTCTGGCCTTCGCCCGTGTCTATTCCGGCACCCAGGCAGTAGGCGGCACAGTCCTGAACCCGCTCAAGGGCGAGCGGGAGAAGATCGGCCGGATGCTGCAGATGCAGGCCACCGCGCGCGAGGACGTGAAGCAGGCCTGTGCCGGCGACATCATCGCCTTCGCCGGCCTGAAACATACAGCGACGGGCGATACGCTGTGCGACCCGTCGCACCCGATCGTGCTGGAGCGGGCCGAGATTCCCGAGCCCCTGATCGAGGTCACCGTGGAACCTCGGACCGGGGCGGACGCGGAGAAGATGGCCGCCGCCCTGCGACGCATGGCGCAGGAGGATCCCTCCTTCGCCGTCGTCGCGGACAAGGAGCCGGGCCGGACCATCCTCAGGGGGGGCGGCGAGCTCCAGTTGGAGATCCTAGCCGACCGCCTGAAGCGCGAATTCAAGGTCGACGCCAAGGTGGGCGGCCTGCGGGTGGCCTATCGCGAGACCGTCTCGCAGCGGGCCGAGGTGGACCACACCCACCGCAAGCAGGTCGGGGACGCCAGCCAGTTCGCCCGCGTGCGGCTGGCGGTCGAGCCGGCCGCCTCGGCGGGCGGCGTCCGTTTCGAAAGCAGGGTCGCCGCCGGCGCCCTGCCGAAGGAATTCGTCCAGGCCGTCGAGAAGGGCGTCGAGGCGGCCGCGAACGCGGGAATCGTCGCAGGCTTTCCGGTGGCCGACGTGGCGGTGGGCCTGCTGGACGCTGCGCGCCACGACATCGACAGCTCCGCGCTGGCGTTCGAACTGGCCGGCGCGGCGGCGTTTCGCGACGCGATGGGCAAGGCGAAGCCGGTGCTGCTGGAGCCGGTCATGAGCGTCGACATCGTCACTCCGGCGGATTTCGCCGGCGGCGTCATCGGCGACCTGAGAAGCCGTCGCGGACGGATCGAGCAGGTGGACCAGCGCGGGGCCGCGGCGGCAGTGACCGCCCTGGTTCCGCTTGCAAACCTGTTCGGATACGCCAATATCCTGCGGTCCATCAGCCAGGGCCGCGCGCATCACACGATGCAATTCGACCACTACGAACCGGTGCCGCAGGCCATCGCCGATGAGGTCCGCGCCAGGGTGGCGTAA
- the tuf gene encoding elongation factor Tu, translating into MAKAKFERTKPHCNIGTIGHVDHGKTSLTAAITKVLAETGGATFTAYDQIDKAPEEKARGITISTAHVEYETANRHYAHVDCPGHADYVKNMITGAAQMDGAILVVSAADGPMPQTREHILLARQVGVPAIVVFLNKVDMVDDPELLELVELEVRELLSSYDFPGDDIPIVHGSALMALEDKSPEIGKEAVLKLMAAVDEYIPQPERPVDRPFLMPIEDVFSISGRGTVVTGRVERGIVKVGEEIEIVGLKNTVKTTVTGVEMFRKLLDQGQAGDNIGALLRGTKREDVERGQVLAKPGSITPHTVFKAEAYILTKEEGGRHTPFFTNYRPQFYFRTTDVTGMVALPEGTEMVMPGDNVAMTVTLIAPIAMDEGLRFAIREGGRTVGAGVVASIIK; encoded by the coding sequence ATGGCGAAGGCGAAATTTGAGCGGACCAAGCCGCACTGCAACATCGGCACGATCGGTCACGTCGACCACGGCAAGACCTCGTTGACGGCGGCGATCACCAAGGTTCTGGCCGAGACGGGCGGTGCGACGTTCACCGCGTACGACCAGATCGACAAGGCGCCGGAGGAGAAGGCCCGCGGCATCACGATCTCGACGGCGCACGTCGAGTACGAGACGGCCAACCGCCACTATGCCCACGTCGATTGCCCGGGCCACGCCGACTACGTGAAGAACATGATCACGGGTGCCGCGCAGATGGACGGCGCGATCCTGGTGGTGTCGGCGGCCGACGGCCCGATGCCGCAGACCCGCGAGCACATCCTGCTGGCCCGGCAGGTCGGCGTCCCGGCGATCGTGGTGTTCCTGAACAAGGTCGACATGGTCGACGACCCCGAGCTGCTGGAACTGGTCGAGTTGGAAGTGCGCGAGCTGCTGAGCAGCTACGATTTCCCCGGCGACGACATCCCGATCGTCCACGGCTCGGCGCTGATGGCGCTGGAGGACAAGAGCCCGGAGATCGGCAAGGAAGCCGTGCTCAAGCTGATGGCGGCGGTTGACGAGTACATCCCGCAGCCGGAGCGCCCGGTCGACCGTCCGTTCCTGATGCCGATCGAGGACGTGTTCTCGATCTCGGGCCGCGGCACCGTGGTGACCGGCCGCGTCGAGCGCGGCATCGTCAAGGTCGGCGAGGAGATCGAGATCGTCGGCCTGAAGAACACGGTCAAGACCACCGTGACCGGCGTCGAGATGTTCCGCAAGCTGCTCGACCAGGGCCAGGCGGGCGACAACATCGGGGCGCTGCTGCGCGGCACCAAGCGCGAGGACGTCGAGCGCGGCCAGGTGCTGGCCAAGCCCGGCTCGATCACGCCGCACACCGTGTTCAAGGCCGAGGCCTACATCCTGACCAAGGAAGAGGGCGGCCGGCACACGCCGTTCTTCACCAACTACCGTCCGCAGTTCTACTTCCGGACCACGGACGTGACCGGCATGGTGGCCCTGCCGGAAGGCACCGAGATGGTCATGCCCGGCGACAACGTCGCCATGACCGTCACCCTGATCGCCCCGATCGCCATGGACGAAGGCCTCCGCTTCGCCATCCGCGAGGGCGGCCGCACCGTCGGCGCCGGCGTCGTCGCCAGCATCATCAAGTAA
- the rpsJ gene encoding 30S ribosomal protein S10 — MDSQNIRIRLRAFDHRVLDQSTSEIVNTAKRTGARVRGPIPLPTQIEKFTVNRSPHIDKKSREQFEIRTHKRLIDIVDPTPQTVDALMKLDLAAGVDVEIKL, encoded by the coding sequence ATGGACAGTCAGAATATCCGGATCCGCCTGCGGGCGTTCGACCATCGCGTGCTCGACCAGTCGACCAGCGAGATCGTCAACACCGCCAAGCGGACCGGCGCACGGGTTCGGGGTCCGATCCCCCTGCCCACGCAGATCGAGAAGTTTACGGTCAACCGCTCGCCGCACATCGACAAGAAGTCGCGCGAGCAGTTCGAGATCCGGACGCACAAGCGCCTGATCGACATCGTCGACCCGACCCCGCAGACCGTGGACGCGCTGATGAAGCTCGACCTCGCCGCCGGCGTCGACGTCGAGATCAAGCTCTAA
- a CDS encoding RNA polymerase factor sigma-32, whose product MLTAEEEIDLGRRWRDEGDRRAMRLLVGSHLRLVIKMARNFAGYGLPVADLIAEGNVGLMQAVEKFDPERGFRFNTYAMWWIRAAMQGYVLHNWSMVKLGTTAAQKKLFFNLRRLKREMQELESGDLSAETVTSIATKLQVPEAEVVDMNRRLAAADSSLNAVTAIDGEMEWQDLLVDQRPDQESIVADADELASRRRLLALGMEKLNDRERRILVERRMKDEPTTLEELSREYAVSRERVRQIEMRAFEKLQKAMLTAAPAALDRLAAAA is encoded by the coding sequence ATGCTGACGGCCGAGGAGGAAATCGATCTGGGCCGCCGATGGCGCGACGAGGGCGACCGGCGCGCCATGCGCCTTCTGGTCGGCAGCCACCTGCGCCTGGTCATCAAGATGGCCCGTAATTTCGCCGGCTACGGCCTGCCGGTCGCCGACCTGATCGCGGAGGGCAATGTCGGCCTGATGCAGGCGGTCGAGAAGTTCGATCCGGAACGCGGGTTCCGATTCAACACCTATGCCATGTGGTGGATCAGGGCCGCCATGCAGGGCTATGTCCTGCATAACTGGTCCATGGTCAAGCTGGGCACCACGGCGGCCCAGAAGAAGCTGTTCTTCAACCTGCGCCGCCTGAAGCGCGAGATGCAGGAACTGGAGTCCGGCGACCTTTCGGCGGAGACGGTCACCTCGATCGCGACGAAGCTGCAGGTCCCGGAGGCGGAGGTGGTCGACATGAACCGGCGGCTGGCCGCCGCGGACAGTTCCCTGAACGCGGTGACGGCGATCGACGGCGAGATGGAATGGCAGGACCTGCTGGTCGACCAGCGGCCCGATCAGGAAAGCATCGTCGCCGATGCGGATGAACTGGCGTCGCGTCGGCGCCTGCTGGCGCTCGGCATGGAAAAGCTGAACGACCGCGAACGCCGCATCCTGGTCGAGCGCCGCATGAAGGACGAGCCGACCACGCTCGAGGAGCTCAGCCGCGAATACGCCGTTTCCCGCGAGCGTGTCAGGCAGATCGAGATGCGGGCTTTCGAAAAGCTGCAGAAGGCCATGCTGACTGCCGCCCCGGCCGCACTCGACCGGCTGGCGGCGGCGGCCTGA
- the rpsL gene encoding 30S ribosomal protein S12 produces MPTISQLIRKPRQPLAARNKVPALEECPQKRGVCTRVYTTTPKKPNSALRKVARVRLTNGFEVTSYIPGEGHNLQEHSVVMIRGGRVKDLPGVRYHIIRGSLDTQGVKDRRQRRSKYGAKRPK; encoded by the coding sequence ATGCCGACGATCAGTCAGTTGATCCGTAAGCCGCGCCAGCCTCTGGCGGCGCGCAACAAGGTGCCGGCACTGGAAGAGTGCCCGCAGAAGCGTGGTGTCTGCACCCGCGTGTACACGACCACCCCGAAGAAGCCGAACTCGGCGCTTCGTAAGGTCGCCCGCGTGCGTCTCACCAACGGCTTCGAAGTTACCAGCTACATCCCGGGTGAAGGCCACAATCTTCAGGAACACTCGGTGGTGATGATCCGCGGCGGCCGCGTGAAGGACCTTCCCGGTGTCCGTTATCACATCATCCGCGGTTCGCTCGATACCCAGGGCGTGAAGGACCGTCGGCAGCGCCGGTCGAAGTACGGCGCGAAGCGTCCGAAGTAA